The Paenibacillus sp. BIC5C1 DNA segment ATAGTGAAGATTTTGGTTATTCTGAAGGCTTTCGTTCATGGATTGAGAACCATAACTTGTTCCTGAACAATCTGGTTGACAGGATTGTCACGGGTGCACCGACTACGGAAGAAGCCGATTCCCTGACCCATCGCTGGGGATACGAGGATCAACTGGTCAATACGGCTGAGCCATATCATTTCTGGGCCATTCAGGCAGATGAAGCACTGGACAAGAAACTCCCCCTAAAACAGGCGGGACTCAACGTACATTGGGTGAAGGATTTGAAACCTTTTCAGCTGCGCAAGGTTCGTATACTGAATGGTGCGCATACTCTCATGTCTTCGCTCGGCATTTTGCAAGGTAAGGAACATGTCAGAGAGACGATGGAAGACCCGGAGTTTGGCTCATGGGTCAGAGAAGCAGTACATCAGGAGATCGTGCCTGCACTGGATATGCCGGATCATAATCTGGATCAGTACGCAGGGGAAGTGTTTGAACGTTTCCTCAATCCGTATATTAATCACAAGCTGCAGGATATTGCATTAAATACAGTAGGAAAGTTCAAAGTACGTGTGCTCCCTTCACTTTTGGCCTATGAGCAGAATCAGGGAACCTGGCCGGCTGGGCTCGTGAAAGGATTTGCGGGATTATTGTGCCTGTATCGTCCAATGGCTACGCCAGACGGTTATATGGCACAGCGTCTGAACGGTGAGCCTGTCCTGCTTCGGGATGATGCGGATGTACTGGCTTCACTCGCCAAGCATTGGGATCGTTATGATCCTCTGAAGAGGGATAAGCAGCAATTGGAGCAGAGAGTAGCTGCTGTATTGTCTGATGTATCGATCTGGGGAAAGAATCTGGATGACCGAGAGGGGCTTCGCGAAGCACTCGTTCACGAAATTGGTTTGCTGGAAGGTGAGAGTTGATGAACACAACACATACAGTCAATGACTGGATTGCGATTCAACCGCAGGATGATGTCATTATAGCCCTTCGGGATTATGTAAAAGGGGAAAGTATTACACTGCCAGACAGCACTGCTTTTACACTAAGGGATGATGTGCCCAAAGGCCATAAAATTGCTGTGCATACCCTCGCACCGGGCGAGGATGTGAAGAAATATGGTTTTTCCATTGGGATTGCCAAAGAACAGATTGAACAGGGGAGCTGGATTCACAGTCACAATCTGAAAACAGGACTTCACGGTTTACTTGAATACCAGTATCAGCCGGGACCATCTGTTCAGACGGACATGCCTCCTGAACATCTGCGTTCATTTGATGGATATCTGCGCCCTAACGGTGAAGCAGGCATTCGTAATGAAATCTGGATTGTTAATACGGTCGGCTGCATTAA contains these protein-coding regions:
- a CDS encoding tagaturonate reductase, which translates into the protein MSASTKRPRLKLNLLGSDNQRKCKEVMERPVKVLQIGEGNFLRGFADWMLHESARQGKFHGSVVVTQPRPGGKAKLEQIRDQDGLYTMITRGLSQGKAVERTEMISIFSQCINPYEEWQDFLGLAELPSLEFVISNTTESGLKYTYSEYTQGEPVQSFPGKLTVFLHQRYLRFDGDPSRGLIHLPCELLEGNGDVLRSCVLRHSEDFGYSEGFRSWIENHNLFLNNLVDRIVTGAPTTEEADSLTHRWGYEDQLVNTAEPYHFWAIQADEALDKKLPLKQAGLNVHWVKDLKPFQLRKVRILNGAHTLMSSLGILQGKEHVRETMEDPEFGSWVREAVHQEIVPALDMPDHNLDQYAGEVFERFLNPYINHKLQDIALNTVGKFKVRVLPSLLAYEQNQGTWPAGLVKGFAGLLCLYRPMATPDGYMAQRLNGEPVLLRDDADVLASLAKHWDRYDPLKRDKQQLEQRVAAVLSDVSIWGKNLDDREGLREALVHEIGLLEGES